CTCGTCGAGCGTGAGCTCACGGCTGAGGTCGCGGTAGGTCGCCTCGACCTCGCGCATCTCGCTGACGAACTCCTCGCCGCGCACGAGCATCGAGATCTCGAGGTTGAGGCCGAACGAGCGCATGTCCATGTTGCTGGACCCGATGATCGCCACCTCGTCGTCGACGGTCATCGACTTGGAATGCAGGATGAACGGGCGGCGGTACATCCAGATCCGCACTCCCGCGCGCAGCAGCCCCTCGTAGTAGCTGCGCTGGGCGTGGTAGACCATCGCCTGGTCGCCCTCCTCCGAGACGAAGAGCTCGACCTGGACGCCGCGCTGGCAGGCGGTCATCACGGCGAGCAGCAGCGATTCCTCGGGGACGAAGTACGGGCTGACGATGATGACCTTGTGCTGGGCGGCGTAGATGAGGCCGCAGAACAGCTTGAGGTTGTTCTGGAACGCGAAGCCGGGCCCCGAGGGGACGACCTGGCAGTCGAGATCCCCGCTGCCCGACGTCACCTCGAACAGCTGCGCCTGATCGGTGAGCACCTCGCCGGTCTCGCTGTACCAGTCCGAGAGGAACACGGCGTTGATCGAGGCGACGACCGGACCGTCGAACCGCGCCATCAGGTCCACCCAGTGCAGCCCGCGCTTGATGTTCTTCTTCAGGTTGTACGTGGAGTCGGTGACGTTCTGCGAGCCGGTGAAGGCGACGTTCCCATCGACGACGGTCAGCTTGCGGTGGTTGCGCAGGTCGGGACGCTGGTACTTGCCCTTGAGCGGCTGCACCGGGAGCATCAGGTGCCACTGCGCGCCCATCGCCGTCAGGCGCTTCAGCGTGCGCTTGTAGAACGGCTTGCCCCGGTTCGCCCAGTGATCCAGCAGCACGCGCACGACCACGCCGCGCGCGGCGACCTCCTCGAGCGCCCGGAAGAAGTTGTCGGTCGATTTGTCCGACTGCAGGATGTAGAACTCCACGTGGACGTAGCGCTGAGCCGTGCGGATCGCGTCGGCCATGGCATCCAGGCTCTCCTGGTAGTCGGCGATCAGCGTCGCGCCGTTGTCGCCCGCGAGGGGCATGGCGCCGAGGTTCCGGTTCATGCGCACGAGCGACGTGAACGACTCGGGCGCCTCGGGGCGGAGCGTGCCCATGTCGAGCCCGTCGCTGGTCTCGCGGATGTACCCGTTAATGCGCTCCTGCATGCGGCGACGCTTGCGCGGCAGGCGCGGATTGCCGATGAGCAGGAACAGGAAGACGCCGATGAGCGGGATGAAGTAGATCGCCAGCAGCCAGGCCATCGCGGCCGTCGGGCGCCGGTTGCGCGGGACGACGATGACGGCGGTGACGCGCACGACGATGTCGAAGAGGATGACCGCGAGGAGTGACCAGCTCGTGACGGTCAACTCGAGCGCGCCGCTGTCGTCCACATCCCCACCCCCGGAATCGCCTGGCTGAGCCCAGCGTAGTGGGGAGCGGGGTCAGTTCTCGGCGCCGGCCGGGGTCGTGTCGGATGCGGCGCCCGCGCTCGCCGGCGGAAGTCCACGCTTCGCGCGCTCCTCGGCCTCGATCTTGGCGTACGCGCGGCGCTCGTTCCGGTCGGCGCGCACGACGCTGCGCAGCACGTACCAGAACAGGAGGCTCACGACGACGGTCGGCAGGAGCGACCACACGACGGCGAGCCAGTAATCATCCACGCCCCCAGTCTACGCGGCCGTCGGCCTCTCCTCCCCACCCGCTGATCCGTCCCCAGGCCGGCGCATCCCGGTGACGCGCCCCGGAGTCCGGCCAGAGTCCTGCCATGACCACGATCGTGAAGGCCGCGAACGCGGCGGAGTTCCTGTCCCTCGTCCCGCGGCTGCTGGGCTGCCATGTCTCGCAGAGCCTCGTCCTCGTGCCCTTCGACGGCGCCCGCACGCTCGGTGCGCTGCGGGTCGATCTGCCCGCACCGGAGGCCGACGCCGACCAGGTCGCGGCGACCTTGATCGGCATGGTCTGCAAGCTGCCGGACGCCGACGGCGTCGCGCTGGTGGCCTACACGGCAGCGTCCGCCGCCGCCGGCATCCCGCATCGACCCCTGGCGGATGCCGTGGGCCGGCGCGCCGAGACGTGCGGCCTGCGGGTCGTCGATGCGCTGTGCGTCGCCGCGGATGGCTGGGGCTCGTTCCTGGATCCGGAGTGCCCCGACACGGGCCGGCCGCTCACGGAGCTGGGGGATGCCGCCGCAGACGGCATCGATCACCTGCCGCAGCCCGCCGCCGACCTCGCGGCCGGGCTGGAGCTGCCCGAGGTGTCCACGGCCACCGCGACGGCGGGCGAGCAGGCGCTGGCGGCCTTCGATCGCGCCGTCGAGGTCGTGTGCGGACCGGCGGCGACCGACGAGCGCGGCGCCTTCGGCGAGCGCCGCGTCGGCGGCGGACGAGTGGACCCGCGCTCGCTGGCGGCATCCCTGCTGCTGGATGATCTGCCCCAGCTCTACGAGCAGGCGCTCGCCTGGGACACGACCGACATCGATCCGCACGACGGTGCGGCCGTCATCTGGTGCTTGAGCAGACCGGCACTGCGCGACATCGCCCTCGTCGGCTGGAGCGGGCACATCCGCGACGCCGACGAGGCACTTCAGGCTCAGCTGCGCTGGGAGCAGGGCGAGGAGTACCCCGCGCATCTCGCCATGCGGATGTGGGGGGACGGCTCGCGGCCCGATCCCGCGCGGCTGGAGTCGGCGCTGGCCCTGGTTCGTGCGCTGGCGGCGCGGACACCCGCGGGTGAGCGCGCGGGGCTGCTCGCCATGTGCGCGTGGCTGTCATGGGCGCTCGGCCGATCGACCCACGCCGCGCACTACGCGGGCCTCGCCCGCGATCTCGAGCCGGAGCACGGCCTCGCCGAGATCGTGCTGTCGTTCGTCGGCGCCGGCCATCTGCCGGAGTGGACGTTCGACCGCGGGGCGAGGCGGGCGAGCAGGTGAGGATCCCGTCGGGACGTCCGGCGACTCGATGCCACGCGGGCACCGAGTCGCCGGAGTCACTCAGCGGGCTCTGCCCCGCGAGTGGGGCACGAGGATCTCGACATCGTCGACGACGACGACCTGCACACCGTCTGTGACCGCGGCCGTGACCGTGTACGTGCGTCCTTGCGTGGCATAGCGCTCGGCACGCACCGAGAGTTCGCCGTCGGCGATGCCGATGTCGTTCGGGAGGTCGTCGTCGCCGAGGCAGCAGTCTGCCTCCGACGAAACCGCCGACACGGCCGCGACGGCGAGGTCGTCCGGATCCACCGTGAGCGAGATCGAGCGCATCTTGTGGTTCGGCGGCCACAGCGAGCCCGGGTCGGCGGTGACGTCGAACTCGCCCAGGCCGCCGTCGAGATCGAGCCCGATCAGTGCCGCGTCGTGGTCCGACGCGCGGAACGGCGTCGTGGGGTCGAAGAACGTGTCCTGGACGCTCGACTTGAAACCGGTGTCGTAGTCGAGGATGTCGGGCTCGTCGGCGTTGATGTGCCACTCGGTGGCGCCGGTCACCTGCGCCGTGGCCGTCTCGCTCGACATGACGTAGTCGAGGTAGCCGACCTCGCCGTCGAAGACGTAGCTGTAGGCGTACTCACCCTGGTAGGCGCCGACGAGGTCGGTGAAGCCCGCGTCCTGCAGCACGACGATCGGGGCCTCCTTGTCGTAGGAGTTGAGGTCGCCGAGGATCAGCCAGTCGGCGTCGCCGCTGCCCGTCGGGTCGCCCGCGATCCAGTCCGCGAGCGCACCGGCGGCCGCGGTGCGCGTGTCGTTGCAGCTGCCGGTGAGGCCTCCCTCGCCGGCCTCGCCGCACTCCGAGCCCTTCGACTTCAGGTGGTTGACGGCCACCGAGAACACCTCGCCGCTGGCGTTCTCGACGAACGACTGGGCGACGGCCGCGCGGTTCTTGTTCACGCCCGAGTCGAGCGGGTCGAGGAACCCGGGGGTGTCGAGGCTGGCCGATGCCCCGTACGGAGTGACCGCCGCGGTGCGGTAGATCACGCCGACCTTGATCGCATCGGTGCCGACGACCGAGTCGTCGCCTGCGGCGACGTAGTCGTACGTGCCCTCGCCGAGGAGGTCGTTCAGTCCCGGCAGGCCGCTGCCGTCGCCGTCCGGACCGTCCTCGCCGTCGACGATCGTGGCGAGCGCCTCGACCCCGGGCGTGTTCTCGATCTCGACCAGTCCGACCACGTCCGCGTCGAGGCCGACGAGCGCGTTGATGAGCTTGGCGTGCTGGCGCTCGAACTCCTCGCGATCGTCGGCGCCCCGGCAGTCCTGGTCCTCGGTGGGTCCGCACGTGTCGGCGGTGTCGAGCGAGACGAAGTAGTTCAGCGCGTTCAGCGACGCGACGCGCAGGTCGCCGCCGACGTCCTCGGGCTCGGCCGGGGCTTCGGTCCTGACGTAGGTGTCGTACCCGTCACCGTCGCCGTAGGGCAGGATGCGGTAGAGCCCGAACGAGTAGGTGATGGGACCCGTGAGGCCGGTCACCGTGTCGCCGCCGCGGAACGAGTTCTCGAGGCTGAACGGCTCACGGTTGACCGGGTGGATGTTCACGTCGGGGTTCTGGGACGAGTTCCCGTCGTCGATCGTGATGCGGCTGCGCAGGTTGAGGTCGCGCAGCTCGGCGGCGGCGGGGTCGTCGGGCGCGTACACGGCCGTGGGGTTCATGACACGGTCGGTGTCCGCGAGTGACGGCAGCGCGACGACGACCTCGCCGAAGCGGTCGTAGTTGAAGTACTCCGACATGACGAGTTCCTGCGGCAGCGTTCCCGCCATGCCCTCGTAGGCCTCCATCGCGTCGACGGACGCGAGCGGGAACTCGATCGTGGCCGGCGTCGGCAGGTCGACGCCGGACTCGACGACGGTGATCACGTCGGCGGTGATCTCCGTCAGGCCGTTGAACTCCGACACCGCTCCGGTGACCTGCACCAGGTCACCGAGCGACACGCTGTCATTGCTGAAGTTGTAGACGAAGATCCCCTCGGACGTTGTGGGGTCGCTGTCCGCCTCCGCGTCCTCCTCCTGCACGAAGAAGCCGCGCAGCGTGGGGTAGGCGCCCTCGTTGTCGCCGACGACGACACCCTCGACGGTGACCGATCGGCCCACGAGCGGCGAAGTGTCGGTGTCGCCCTGGACGTCGTGGATGAAGACCTCGATCGTCTCCCCGGTGTCGCCGGTTCCGGCGGTCGGCACGTTGATGTCATCGGTGATCGGACGGAAGGTCAGGAACTCCCAGTCGGCGACGGTGTCGGTGTCGACACCGGTGGCGACACGCCGAACGCCCGCCGGAAGGTACGGCCCGTCCGGACCCACCACCGGAGCACCGAAGAAGAAGCTGTCCGTCAGCCCGCCGTCGGTGATCCCGACGGCGTCGATCGCGGGTGCGTCCGCGGGAAGCGTGTCGAGGTAGCCCGCACCGAGGTCGTCCACGACGACGAGTCCGATCGTGAGCGAGGAGTTCTCCAGCGCGTTGGACGGCAGCGAAGCGTTCGGCACGATGCCGAACGCGTTCGCGGCGATCTCGTTCGCGAGCAGGTAGAAGCCGTTGTCGCCGATCGCGGCGCCGGCGGGGAGTTCGAAGTAGTGCTGGATCTGGCCGTTGCTCGAGATGTCGTCGCTCTCGATGTCGACGATCGCGAGACCCTCCAGGCTCGTGCCCGGCGTGCCGTACAGCTCGACATACTCGGCGTCCGAGCCGTCTGTCGACACGAGCGCCGCGTTGATCACGAGCAGCGGGGCGGCCGCCGTGGGGGTGTTGGGCGGCGAGTCGAGGCTGAAGTCGAGCAGTTCCCAGTCGGCTGCGGTGTCGGTGTCGACGCCGGCGACGACCCGGCCCCATCCGGCGGGGAAGTACGAGCCGTCCGGCCCGAGGACGGGCAGACCGAAGTAGCCGGCGTCGCCCGCGCCGCCGTCGGTGCTCGCGAAGCCGTCGACGACCGTGATCGTGTCATCGACGAGATCGCCGACGGCCTTCGTGCCCAGCGACGCGGTCTGCACCAGCGCGACGGTCGATGTGCTGTTCTCGAAGAAGTTGTTCGCGATCTCCAGGTCGGGAGCCACGCCGTAGGTGTCGGCCGTGAGGGTGTTCGCGATGAGGTAGTAGCCGTTCGGGCCGAGCACCGCGTCCGACGGCAGGTCGAGGCGGCGGTCGATACGCCCCTGGGGCGATTCGATGTCGCCTTCGACGTCGAGGATGCTGAGCCCCGCGAGCGACGCGCCGGGGGTGCCGTACAGCTCGAGGTACTCCACGTCCGTACTGTCCGTGCTCATCAGCACTTCGTTGATCAGCACGGGATCGCCCGTCGCCGCCTGCGCCGGAGGCACGCCGATCAGCGCGAGCGAGACGAAGGCGGTTGCGGCGACGGCGGTGGCACGACGATTCACGGGCACGAACTCTCCTCGGTAGTGGCTCGCGCCGACGCTACCGGCCCCTGCCGACCCCACCCAATGCCTGCGAGGTAACGGCAGGTGAATTCTGGATTTCCCGACGGGGGCCAGGAATCCGCGTCGCGCTACTTCACCAGCGGGAAGAGGATCGTCTCGCGGATGCCGAGGCCCGTGATCGCCATCAGCAGGCGGTCGATGCCCATGCCCATGCCGCCGGTGGGCGGCATGCCGTGCTCGAGGGCGCGCAGGAACTCCTCGTCGATGCGCATGGCCTCGACGTCGCCGCGCGCCGCGAGCTTGGCCTGCTCGACGAAGCGCTCGCGCTGGATCACCGGGTCGACCAGCTCGGAGTAGCCGGTGGCCAGCTCGAAGCCGCGGACGTACAGGTCCCACTTCTCCACGACGCCCGGGATCGAGCGGTGCTCGCGCACCAGCGGGCTGGTGTCGAGCGGGAAGTCCATGACGAACGTCGGTCGGGTCAGGCCGCCCTTGACGAAGTGCTCCCACAGCTCTTCGACGAGCTTGCCGTGGATGACGTGCGGCGGCTCTTCTACGCCCTCCGCCTGGGCGATGTCGCGGAGCTCGTCCAGCGGCGTCTCGGGCGTGATCTCGCGCCCGGCGGCGGCCGACAGCGACTCGTACATCGACAGCCGCTCCCAGTCGCCGCCGAGGTCGTACTCGGTGCCGTCCGCCCACGTGACGGTGGTCGAACCGGCGACCGCGACGGCCGCATCCTGGATCAGGGCCTGCGTCAGGTCGGCGATGCCGTTGTAGTCGGTGTAGGCCTGGTACGCCTCGAGCATCGCGAACTCGGGGCTGTGGGTCGAGTCGGCGCCCTCGTTGCGGAAGTTCCGGTTGATCTCGAACACGCGGTCGATGCCGCCCACGACGGCGCGCTTGAGGTAGAGCTCCGGAGCGATGCGCAGGAACAGGTCGGCGTCGAACGCGTTGGAGCGCGTCACGAAGGGACGAGCGGATGCTCCGCCGTGCTGCACCTGGAGCATCGGGGTCTCGACCTCGATGAAGCCGCGGGAGGCGAAGGTCGTCCGCAGGCTCGCGTTGACCTTCGAGCGCGCGACGACCGTCTCGCGGGCCTGGTCGCGCACGATGAGGTCGAGGAAGCGCGAGCGCACGCGGCTCTCCTCGCTCAGCTCGGCGTACATGTTCGGCAGCGGCAGGATCGCCTTCGACGCGATCTGCCAGTCCGTGACCATGATCGACAGCTCCCCGCGACGGCTGGAGATGACCCCGCCGGTGACGTAGACGTGGTCGCCCAGGTCGACGAGCTCCTTCCAGGCCCGCAGCGACTCCTCGCCCACGTTCGCGAGCGACACCATCGCCTGGATGCGGCTGCCGTCGCCGGACTGCAGGCTCGCGAAGCACAGCTTGCCGGTGTTGCGGCTGAACACGACACGGCCCGCCACGGCGGCGGTCACGCCGGTCTCTGCCCCGGCCTCGAGGTCGCCGTAGCGCTCGCGCAGTTCGGGGATCGTGTCGGTGACGGGGAGCGTCACCGGGTACGCGCCGCCTGCGGCATCCGCCCGCTCGGCGATCAGCTGCTCGCGCTTGGCCAGGCGCACGGCCTTCTGCTCGAAGACGTCGTCTTCGGTCGGCTCGTTGGCGGGCGCGGGCGCGGCGGAATCGGTCATCGTGTCAGGGCTCCTCGGGACAGACCGATCAAGTCTACCGGCGCGTGCGTGCGAGACCCTGAAGAGGGTTCAGCCGGCTACTGGTCGACGGGCGGCACCTCGCCGGTCGCGCCGCCGGCTTCGGCGAGCGCGTGATCGACCGTCGAGTGGACCAGCGACGACAGGTACAGACCGGGCTCCGGGATGCCGGCCCGGGCCAGCAGACCGGCGGCCTGACCGACGATCGAGCGCGAGAACGCCGTCGCGGTCGCGATGGCCTCGGCATACGCCGCACGGTCCTCTTCGGCGACCACGATCGGCTCGCAGCCGAGTTCGACCGCCAGCGCCTGGGCGATCGGCAGCACCGGTCCCGGGGCGGTCACGGCGGCGAACGCGTTCGTGAGCTGGCGCAGGTCCATGCTCGTCCCCGTGAACGCGATCGCGGGATGGATCGCCAGGGGAATGGCGCCACGGGCGGCCGCGGGCGCGAGGACGCCCGTCCCGAAGGCGGCGTCGGTGTGGACGACGAGCTGACCCGGCTGCCACGCGCCGACCTCGGCGAGTCCGCCGACGAGGCCCTCGAGCTGCTCCGTGGGCACGGCGATCACGACGAGTTCGCTGCGTCGCAGGATCTCATCGGCGGCGAGCACCGGTACGCCGGGCAGCACGGCCTCGACGCGATCCCGATCGGATCCTGCCGTGATGCCCGTCAGCGCATGCCCGGCGCCGGCGAGGGCGGCGCCGATGACGGGGCCGACGCGTCCCGCGCCGATGATCCCCACGCCGAGGCGGGCGGTCCGAAGCATCCGTCGATGCTACCGAACCGCCCGGCGCGCCTCCGACGCCCTCGTGGACGTGGTGGATCTCGTCGGCGATGCGCCCGTGGGCGACGCGGGCCGGGTGCGCGGACGGTCAGCGACCGGCGTCTTCGCCGGCTTCGCCCGCCCACCGATGCGTGTGATCGGCCGCCGCGGCCGCCAGCACCCCCGACTCGACGTCGGCGAACACGCGCAGCGCGGCGTCCCGGTCGATCGCCCCGATCGTGGTCGAGACCCGGCCCGGGATCGTGTGGGCGCGGATGCCGGCGACGCGGATCGCCCGGGCGAGCGGCCCCTGCGACACCCCGATCGACTGCAGACGCGCGAGCGGCAGGACGCTGAGCTGACGCCACACGACACCGCGGCGCAGGAGCAGGGCGTCGGGCGTCGCGAGCAGCCCGTTGCGGCGCCACGACAGCGGCCGGAGCAGCCGCGCCCGCCCCGGGGTGTTCGTGTACGGGTCGTCGGTCTGGGGACCCAGGATCCCGTGGCGGAAGACCTCGGGCCACGCGCTCTCGGGGAGGTCGGGCAGCAGCAGCCGCAGCACCTGCTCGACGTCGTCGCGCGTGCCGACGGGGAGCACCGTGGCGAACTGCTCGGAGTTGCCGTCGCCCCCGGCGCTGCCGGAGAGCCGGTTGACCGTGACCGTCCACCAGCCGGCCGGCCGCCACAGGATCGACTGCGAGACCTCGATGGCGTGCACGCGGCCGGGCGGGACGATCTCGGTGATGGTCGTGAGCAGACCGAACGTGATGCGCACGCCGTCGGGCGTCGGGGCGATCGAGTACCGCAGCGAGCGCGTGATCGAGCGGAACCAGAACGCGGCGAAGCCGATGATCGCCGGGACGAAGCCGAACAGCAGCCACGGGGTGCTGTTGACGACCCCGATCACGATCGCCGTCAGCGCGGCGATCAGCCACAGCGTCGAGGTGCTGAGGATGTGCGAGCCGATGATGCGGCCCACCGGGATGTGGACGACGGATTCCGGTTCTTCGACCTCGGGCTCGTCGCCCGCGATCAGACCCGTGACGCCTCGGCCGACCGTCCGCCCGAGCCCCGCGGCGGGCGCGGCCGAACCGTCGCCCGACCCGGCCGCCGACGATCCGAGCCGCCGCCCGGAGGCGAGC
This region of Microbacterium thalassium genomic DNA includes:
- the cls gene encoding cardiolipin synthase, coding for MTVTSWSLLAVILFDIVVRVTAVIVVPRNRRPTAAMAWLLAIYFIPLIGVFLFLLIGNPRLPRKRRRMQERINGYIRETSDGLDMGTLRPEAPESFTSLVRMNRNLGAMPLAGDNGATLIADYQESLDAMADAIRTAQRYVHVEFYILQSDKSTDNFFRALEEVAARGVVVRVLLDHWANRGKPFYKRTLKRLTAMGAQWHLMLPVQPLKGKYQRPDLRNHRKLTVVDGNVAFTGSQNVTDSTYNLKKNIKRGLHWVDLMARFDGPVVASINAVFLSDWYSETGEVLTDQAQLFEVTSGSGDLDCQVVPSGPGFAFQNNLKLFCGLIYAAQHKVIIVSPYFVPEESLLLAVMTACQRGVQVELFVSEEGDQAMVYHAQRSYYEGLLRAGVRIWMYRRPFILHSKSMTVDDEVAIIGSSNMDMRSFGLNLEISMLVRGEEFVSEMREVEATYRDLSRELTLDEWMKQPLGSTVLDNLARLTSALQ
- a CDS encoding DUF4192 family protein, giving the protein MTTIVKAANAAEFLSLVPRLLGCHVSQSLVLVPFDGARTLGALRVDLPAPEADADQVAATLIGMVCKLPDADGVALVAYTAASAAAGIPHRPLADAVGRRAETCGLRVVDALCVAADGWGSFLDPECPDTGRPLTELGDAAADGIDHLPQPAADLAAGLELPEVSTATATAGEQALAAFDRAVEVVCGPAATDERGAFGERRVGGGRVDPRSLAASLLLDDLPQLYEQALAWDTTDIDPHDGAAVIWCLSRPALRDIALVGWSGHIRDADEALQAQLRWEQGEEYPAHLAMRMWGDGSRPDPARLESALALVRALAARTPAGERAGLLAMCAWLSWALGRSTHAAHYAGLARDLEPEHGLAEIVLSFVGAGHLPEWTFDRGARRASR
- a CDS encoding ExeM/NucH family extracellular endonuclease — translated: MPVNRRATAVAATAFVSLALIGVPPAQAATGDPVLINEVLMSTDSTDVEYLELYGTPGASLAGLSILDVEGDIESPQGRIDRRLDLPSDAVLGPNGYYLIANTLTADTYGVAPDLEIANNFFENSTSTVALVQTASLGTKAVGDLVDDTITVVDGFASTDGGAGDAGYFGLPVLGPDGSYFPAGWGRVVAGVDTDTAADWELLDFSLDSPPNTPTAAAPLLVINAALVSTDGSDAEYVELYGTPGTSLEGLAIVDIESDDISSNGQIQHYFELPAGAAIGDNGFYLLANEIAANAFGIVPNASLPSNALENSSLTIGLVVVDDLGAGYLDTLPADAPAIDAVGITDGGLTDSFFFGAPVVGPDGPYLPAGVRRVATGVDTDTVADWEFLTFRPITDDINVPTAGTGDTGETIEVFIHDVQGDTDTSPLVGRSVTVEGVVVGDNEGAYPTLRGFFVQEEDAEADSDPTTSEGIFVYNFSNDSVSLGDLVQVTGAVSEFNGLTEITADVITVVESGVDLPTPATIEFPLASVDAMEAYEGMAGTLPQELVMSEYFNYDRFGEVVVALPSLADTDRVMNPTAVYAPDDPAAAELRDLNLRSRITIDDGNSSQNPDVNIHPVNREPFSLENSFRGGDTVTGLTGPITYSFGLYRILPYGDGDGYDTYVRTEAPAEPEDVGGDLRVASLNALNYFVSLDTADTCGPTEDQDCRGADDREEFERQHAKLINALVGLDADVVGLVEIENTPGVEALATIVDGEDGPDGDGSGLPGLNDLLGEGTYDYVAAGDDSVVGTDAIKVGVIYRTAAVTPYGASASLDTPGFLDPLDSGVNKNRAAVAQSFVENASGEVFSVAVNHLKSKGSECGEAGEGGLTGSCNDTRTAAAGALADWIAGDPTGSGDADWLILGDLNSYDKEAPIVVLQDAGFTDLVGAYQGEYAYSYVFDGEVGYLDYVMSSETATAQVTGATEWHINADEPDILDYDTGFKSSVQDTFFDPTTPFRASDHDAALIGLDLDGGLGEFDVTADPGSLWPPNHKMRSISLTVDPDDLAVAAVSAVSSEADCCLGDDDLPNDIGIADGELSVRAERYATQGRTYTVTAAVTDGVQVVVVDDVEILVPHSRGRAR
- the lysS gene encoding lysine--tRNA ligase, which translates into the protein MTDSAAPAPANEPTEDDVFEQKAVRLAKREQLIAERADAAGGAYPVTLPVTDTIPELRERYGDLEAGAETGVTAAVAGRVVFSRNTGKLCFASLQSGDGSRIQAMVSLANVGEESLRAWKELVDLGDHVYVTGGVISSRRGELSIMVTDWQIASKAILPLPNMYAELSEESRVRSRFLDLIVRDQARETVVARSKVNASLRTTFASRGFIEVETPMLQVQHGGASARPFVTRSNAFDADLFLRIAPELYLKRAVVGGIDRVFEINRNFRNEGADSTHSPEFAMLEAYQAYTDYNGIADLTQALIQDAAVAVAGSTTVTWADGTEYDLGGDWERLSMYESLSAAAGREITPETPLDELRDIAQAEGVEEPPHVIHGKLVEELWEHFVKGGLTRPTFVMDFPLDTSPLVREHRSIPGVVEKWDLYVRGFELATGYSELVDPVIQRERFVEQAKLAARGDVEAMRIDEEFLRALEHGMPPTGGMGMGIDRLLMAITGLGIRETILFPLVK
- a CDS encoding DUF2520 domain-containing protein; protein product: MLRTARLGVGIIGAGRVGPVIGAALAGAGHALTGITAGSDRDRVEAVLPGVPVLAADEILRRSELVVIAVPTEQLEGLVGGLAEVGAWQPGQLVVHTDAAFGTGVLAPAAARGAIPLAIHPAIAFTGTSMDLRQLTNAFAAVTAPGPVLPIAQALAVELGCEPIVVAEEDRAAYAEAIATATAFSRSIVGQAAGLLARAGIPEPGLYLSSLVHSTVDHALAEAGGATGEVPPVDQ
- a CDS encoding PH domain-containing protein, with the translated sequence MSDAAVPEPAVPPSDLVRSPLSDGEWHRMHPLTPLMRGGLFLLVVGGIIVANMRDRLVAVFLPWLLPDSSEDFSDFGGGDDPVDFVIANNLYLVALVVVLGVLAVLVSGFYLSWRFHSFRITGDDVEVRRGILNRTQRRAPLDRVQGVNLTRPMIARIFGMAKLEVVGAGADANVKLEYLSTANAEAVRADILRLASGRRLGSSAAGSGDGSAAPAAGLGRTVGRGVTGLIAGDEPEVEEPESVVHIPVGRIIGSHILSTSTLWLIAALTAIVIGVVNSTPWLLFGFVPAIIGFAAFWFRSITRSLRYSIAPTPDGVRITFGLLTTITEIVPPGRVHAIEVSQSILWRPAGWWTVTVNRLSGSAGGDGNSEQFATVLPVGTRDDVEQVLRLLLPDLPESAWPEVFRHGILGPQTDDPYTNTPGRARLLRPLSWRRNGLLATPDALLLRRGVVWRQLSVLPLARLQSIGVSQGPLARAIRVAGIRAHTIPGRVSTTIGAIDRDAALRVFADVESGVLAAAAADHTHRWAGEAGEDAGR